From the genome of Francisella tularensis subsp. tularensis:
CTTTGGTGCTGTATTTATACCATTTATAGTGATTCTCTTTAGTGCTTTTGTAGATAAGTTCATGATGTAGATATTAGTCTGATCAGAATAGCCTTTTGATAGCGCTAAGGCAATTTCTTTACCATCTGGTGAGAGCGAAGGTGAGCTATTTATACCTTTATAGTTAGTTATACGTGTTACCTTACCAGTAGCTATTTCTAAAGTATATACTCCCATACTACCACCACTATAACTAGAATAAACAATATAACGACCATCATTTGACCATGAAGGCGTTGCTATTGGGTTATCAGTTTGTCTTAGTACAACATGCTTATTATAACCATCATAGTCAGATATAATAAGCTCATATAACCTACCATATCTTGCATATGGATTACTTACTTTGACATATGCAAGCTTAGTTAAAAAGAAGCCCTGATTGCCCGTAAGCTTTTGATAAACATAATTAGAAATCTTATGTGCCAATGTTCTCATTAGAGAAACATTTATATTTTTATAAGTAATCGCTTGTAAATAACTTGTGTCATTTCTCTTTAGAATCTGCACTTCTACAGTATAATTATTATATGAGTTATTCGTATATTTTGTTAATACAACATAGTCAGATTTTAGGCTCTTCCAAGGAATATTTTGCTTTTGCTTAATTTCATATTTAATTGTATCATTAGCTTGTAATTTAGCATTATGGTTTAAGTCTGCAACTATTACAGAATTTACCTGCTGCGGAAACTGATCAACAACATTATCACTAACAACCGTAACTAACGGCTTTTGAATTACTCCAGTAGTCACCTCTGCAACCAAGGCTGCATATAGATTAGAGATCAAAAAAACAAATATAAAAACGCCTGCAATGATTTTCCTCATACCATTCCTCATTAACTTTGTTTAAATATAAAGCTTATATTTTCTGTTTGTATAGTTTTTCTTGCCACATTATTTGTAATTGTAGGTGGCGTAGTATTTTTAATAGCATCAATTAAAGACTGATCACATCTATAATTACCAGATGTACCAGTAAGTTTAATAAATTTACCATCTCTAATAATTGCACGAGGTAAATCATATATACCTCTACAAGAATCTTTAATCCAGTTAGCTCCAACCCTATCTTGATATGCAGCGATGTAGCTAGAAATAGCTGATTGCGCCTGATTCTGCTCAATTTGTTTCCTAGCGGCTGCTTCTGCCTCTGCTCTAGCTTTTGCCAGTTTCTCTTGGCGAGCTTTTTCTTCAGCTTGTTGCTTTGCCTTAAGCTCTTGCTCTTTTTTGCGTTGTAACTCTTGTTGCGCTTTTTGCTCCGCCTCTGCTTTTGCCTTGCGTTCTGCTTCAAGTTTTGCTTGCTTTTCTTGCTCAGCTTGACGTTGGGCTTCTTGCTGAGCTTTTTTCTTAGCCTCTAAGATAGCTTGTTGTTTAGCTTTTTTTTCTGCCTCAGCCTTCTCTTTTAATTGTTGCTGATGTTTTCTAAGAGCTTGTAACTTAGCTTGTTTAATATCTTCTTTAGCCTGTTTTAACTCTTGTTGATGATTTTCGTAAGCAGATATTTGTTTATTTAATTCGCTACTACTTATTGAAGTGGCTTGGATAATCTCAAATTTCTTTGGCATATTTGAAACTTGTGCAGTCAAAGATGCCTGTGTTTTTTCAAACTTTAG
Proteins encoded in this window:
- a CDS encoding protein TolB, which codes for MRKIIAGVFIFVFLISNLYAALVAEVTTGVIQKPLVTVVSDNVVDQFPQQVNSVIVADLNHNAKLQANDTIKYEIKQKQNIPWKSLKSDYVVLTKYTNNSYNNYTVEVQILKRNDTSYLQAITYKNINVSLMRTLAHKISNYVYQKLTGNQGFFLTKLAYVKVSNPYARYGRLYELIISDYDGYNKHVVLRQTDNPIATPSWSNDGRYIVYSSYSGGSMGVYTLEIATGKVTRITNYKGINSSPSLSPDGKEIALALSKGYSDQTNIYIMNLSTKALKRITINGINTAPKFSPNGQSIVFTSDREGRPNIYVASVNSKYPQSSILSTKIHQAYEPNYTPDGKNIVFMNQSSRTSGTQIADFNLANGSVTNITNGKADSSPTVSPYGDMVAYISTNTRGYSSLDMVSLDGDNHFNIETADNGNILIQSPSWSPKNF
- the tolA gene encoding cell envelope integrity protein TolA, coding for MANLNYHKFLRFCNKQIDENPFLVKAILIHIALIILLYILSFVSSLKFEKTQASLTAQVSNMPKKFEIIQATSISSSELNKQISAYENHQQELKQAKEDIKQAKLQALRKHQQQLKEKAEAEKKAKQQAILEAKKKAQQEAQRQAEQEKQAKLEAERKAKAEAEQKAQQELQRKKEQELKAKQQAEEKARQEKLAKARAEAEAAARKQIEQNQAQSAISSYIAAYQDRVGANWIKDSCRGIYDLPRAIIRDGKFIKLTGTSGNYRCDQSLIDAIKNTTPPTITNNVARKTIQTENISFIFKQS